TCGTTTTTCTTGGTAACAACAGTTGTTGAAATAATTTCATGATCTAAGTCAAGCATTCCTTGGATAGTATGAATTTCAATTTTATCTCCATGCTCTATTTCTTTTTTTGCAACCACATCGTCTTTAACAGTTACGTTAAGAAATTGACGCATCTTCATCTACAATTATTATTTAGTAATTTTATCAATAAGTTGCTGATTGAAGCAGTCATAGGTTACTATTTGGTTAAAATTTTTACCGCAAGGGGGTTTTAAATCAACTTGTTGAGCGCTAATGAGCCGTATATCCCCCATCAACAACGAGCTCTGAACCTGTCATGTAAGATGAGTCATCAGATGCCAACATTAGGACTGGACGGGCAATTTCGCTGGCATGGGCTGGGCGTGCCATAATTGTACTCGCTAGGATTTGTTTGGTATGTTCAGTATCCTTAATAAGGTCTGCAGTCATCGGGGTATCCACAAGACCTGGATGCACCGAGTTCACGCGAATATTATATTTAGCAAGATCTACAGCAGCTGCTTTACTCAGCTCTCGCACAGCCCCTTTCGAGGCTTCATAGGCTGCAGCAGCAGGAGCGCCAATAATACCATAGATCGAAGAAATATTAATAATAGATCCGCCCCCCGCTTTTTGCATTGCAGGCACAATATATTTACACCCTAGAAAAACTCCCCGTGCATTGACACGAAAAATTTTTTCCCATTCATCACTCGTTGTTTCATCAATAGTTTTAAAAAGAAGAATACCTGCATTGTTTACCAAGACATCCACTTTGCCATAAGTCTCTAGCGCAAATGAGATAGATTTTTTCCAATCATCTTCATTCCCAACGTCTATCTTCACAAAACTTGCGTGATGACCAGCTTTAATAATGTCATGAGTGGTGAGCTGTCCTGCTTTTTCATTAATGTCAGCAACAATAATTTTTGCTCCTTCTGAAGCAAAAAGTATAGCTTCTTCTCTGCCCATCCCCATACCTGCACCAGTTATTAATGCTACCTTGCCTGCAAGCCTACCCATGCCTATTCTCCACAGATGAATGTACGTAGGCTATAAGTATAGGATAAAATTTAATAAATCTTAAAAAAGTCATTAATTTTCAGATACTAACACAAAACAATAGGTATGTACTGATGCGTACAGATTAGATTAACCGTGGACATAAGTACTAGCATCTTTGACTTCCATATCTTCTTTTATTTTCTTCGTTTTAGGTAATTTAAAAGTCAACAAG
The sequence above is drawn from the Candidatus Nucleicultrix amoebiphila FS5 genome and encodes:
- a CDS encoding glucose 1-dehydrogenase, whose amino-acid sequence is MGRLAGKVALITGAGMGMGREEAILFASEGAKIIVADINEKAGQLTTHDIIKAGHHASFVKIDVGNEDDWKKSISFALETYGKVDVLVNNAGILLFKTIDETTSDEWEKIFRVNARGVFLGCKYIVPAMQKAGGGSIINISSIYGIIGAPAAAAYEASKGAVRELSKAAAVDLAKYNIRVNSVHPGLVDTPMTADLIKDTEHTKQILASTIMARPAHASEIARPVLMLASDDSSYMTGSELVVDGGYTAH